Proteins encoded by one window of Lathyrus oleraceus cultivar Zhongwan6 chromosome 1, CAAS_Psat_ZW6_1.0, whole genome shotgun sequence:
- the LOC127115878 gene encoding uncharacterized protein LOC127115878: protein HLTSFVIRAARIESKGITLGFRAPQFQLPEPLTGKVWALEDFEAHPALLVMFICNHCPFVKYLKKDIVKLTKFYMKKGLAVVAISSNSAATHPQDGPEFMAEDAKLFGYPFPYLYDESQEVARDFGAVCTPEFYVFKKDGRRPFELVYHGQFDDSRPSNNNIPVTGRDLSLAIDRVLSGQLVPSEQKPSVGCSIKWHP, encoded by the exons CACCTAACAAGCTTCGTCATTAGAGCTGCTAGAATTGAGTCTAAAGGTATCACCTTGGGTTTCAGAGCCCCTCAATTTCAG CTTCCAGAGCCTCTTACTGGGAAGGTTTGGGCATTGGAAGATTTTGAGGCTCATCCAGCTCTATTG GTTATGTTTATATGCAACCACTGTCCATTTGTTAAGTACCTGAAAAAAGACATTGTAAAGCTTACTAAATTCTATATGAAG AAAGGACTTGCCGTCGTTGCTATATCTTCAAATTCTGCAGCTACACACCCCCAG GATGGACCAGAATTTATGGCAGAAGATGCTAAATTGTTTGGTTATCCTTTCCCGTACCTTTACGATGAG TCACAGGAAGTTGCACGAGATTTTGGAGCAGTTTGTACACCAGAATTTTACGTTTTCAAAAAG GATGGTCGAAGGCCGTTTGAGCTGGTTTATCATGGTCAGTTTGACGATTCAAGGCCAAGTAATAATAACATACCAGTAACTGGAAG AGACTTGAGCTTGGCGATAGACCGTGTTCTGAGTGGTCAGCTAGTACCATCCGAGCAAAAACCTAG TGTTGGATGCAGCATAAAGTGGCACCCATGA